From Streptomyces sp. 6-11-2, one genomic window encodes:
- a CDS encoding penicillin-binding transpeptidase domain-containing protein, whose protein sequence is MNRAVKIGIAGTCTALLVTGGIGAYNIVHGLTSGAAGGGRAEAGQSVDPAAVSASPPSDAKAVKLTRAFLDSWSKQHLDGAASDTDAPDTAARALQMYTDGLDLKKLTFGQVTAVGRSTVTPGATKVTFLVTAQVAGGTWIYSSAVAVVQSTGGQMAVHWNNSVLYPGLGEDQSLTAGALPADATTARVVASDGKTDLATFRSLQDITATIRENATPTGGSTGTGVAVVDAGGAGVETLQVFSKGKAPVIRTTIDARLQAVAEGAVKDDHLGERAAGAVALDWRNGHILAIAHTGADGDIAVNGIKSPGSTMKIITSAALFDQVGLTPSSPAPCTDSLIANSQSFHNDSGVRADANATIAQAFTVSCNTSFIKDGFRYLVHDGDASALHDEAVNVFGMGSWSIGGGVATTDPSIPPDVQGGDQAAQFIGQGKVAATPLFMASVAATVRNAGFKQPIILPGQHQDTAPRPISARTAGYLQSMMRSVATSGTAAPRLGGLAGVGAKTGTAEEGDSTNGWLTAYNSRIAVAALVVGGRSGVDSAGYVVRPLLTAN, encoded by the coding sequence ATGAACAGAGCTGTGAAGATCGGCATTGCCGGTACGTGCACGGCGCTGCTCGTCACGGGGGGAATCGGCGCGTACAACATCGTGCATGGGCTGACCTCCGGAGCTGCGGGCGGCGGTCGGGCCGAGGCCGGGCAGTCCGTCGACCCAGCGGCCGTATCAGCCTCACCGCCGTCGGACGCCAAGGCCGTGAAGCTGACCCGGGCGTTCCTGGACAGCTGGTCCAAGCAGCACCTCGACGGCGCGGCGAGCGACACCGACGCGCCGGACACGGCCGCGCGGGCGTTGCAGATGTACACCGACGGACTGGACCTGAAGAAGCTGACCTTCGGTCAGGTCACTGCGGTGGGTCGGTCGACGGTCACGCCAGGCGCCACCAAGGTCACCTTCCTCGTCACGGCCCAGGTGGCGGGCGGAACCTGGATCTACTCGAGCGCTGTGGCGGTGGTGCAGAGCACGGGCGGCCAGATGGCCGTGCACTGGAACAACTCGGTGCTCTACCCCGGACTGGGCGAGGACCAGTCGCTGACCGCAGGCGCGCTTCCCGCCGACGCGACCACCGCCAGGGTCGTCGCCAGCGATGGGAAGACGGACCTGGCCACGTTCCGCTCGCTACAGGACATCACGGCGACCATCCGCGAGAACGCCACGCCCACCGGTGGCAGCACCGGCACTGGTGTGGCCGTGGTCGACGCCGGTGGTGCGGGCGTCGAGACGCTGCAGGTCTTCTCCAAGGGGAAGGCCCCGGTGATCAGGACGACCATCGATGCGCGCCTCCAGGCCGTGGCCGAGGGGGCCGTGAAGGACGATCACCTGGGGGAGAGGGCGGCCGGCGCGGTGGCGCTCGACTGGAGGAACGGCCACATCCTCGCGATCGCCCACACGGGCGCGGACGGTGACATCGCTGTCAACGGCATCAAGTCGCCGGGCTCCACCATGAAGATCATCACCTCTGCCGCCCTGTTCGACCAGGTGGGCCTCACCCCGAGCAGTCCTGCCCCGTGCACGGATTCTCTGATCGCCAACAGCCAGTCCTTCCACAACGACTCGGGCGTGAGGGCCGACGCCAACGCCACCATCGCCCAGGCGTTCACCGTGTCGTGCAACACCTCCTTCATCAAGGACGGCTTCCGCTACCTGGTGCACGACGGGGATGCCTCCGCTCTGCACGACGAGGCTGTGAACGTGTTCGGCATGGGCAGCTGGTCGATCGGCGGCGGGGTCGCCACCACCGACCCGAGCATTCCGCCGGACGTTCAGGGCGGCGACCAGGCAGCCCAGTTCATCGGCCAGGGCAAGGTCGCGGCCACGCCGCTCTTCATGGCGTCCGTGGCGGCCACTGTGCGCAACGCCGGCTTCAAGCAGCCGATCATCCTGCCAGGCCAGCACCAGGACACCGCGCCGCGGCCCATCTCCGCCCGTACGGCCGGATACCTGCAATCCATGATGCGCAGCGTGGCCACCAGCGGTACCGCGGCTCCGCGCCTGGGCGGGCTGGCCGGCGTCGGCGCCAAGACGGGCACCGCTGAGGAGGGCGACAGCACCAACGGCTGGCTGACCGCGTACAACTCCCGTATCGCCGTGGCCGCGTTGGTCGTAGGCGGCCGCTCCGGCGTCGACTCCGCCGGCTACGTCGTCCGTCCGCTGCTGACCGCGAACTGA
- a CDS encoding SAM-dependent methyltransferase: protein MTTDHSQSHRIDTSRAHPARVYDWLLGGKDNYPVDEAVGQTLPPEARDAARQNRAFMHRAAAYLAAQGVDQFLDIGTGIPTEPNLHQIVQRTVPTARIVYADNDPIVLRHAEALLVSCPEGATDYIQADVREPDEIVRHARQVLDFDRPVALSLIALMHFIRDDQNAHGIVKGLVDTLPSGSHLVLSHAAIDLFPELAEQVIAQYAKGGIRLSFRTREEVARFFDGLELVPPGLVTATEWYGADQDLPSPEESGIYAGVARIP, encoded by the coding sequence ATGACGACGGACCATTCGCAGTCTCATCGCATCGACACCAGCCGGGCTCACCCCGCGCGGGTCTACGACTGGCTGCTGGGCGGTAAGGACAACTACCCCGTCGACGAGGCGGTCGGCCAGACGCTGCCGCCCGAAGCGCGGGACGCGGCGCGGCAGAACCGCGCGTTCATGCACCGCGCGGCGGCCTACCTCGCCGCCCAGGGCGTCGACCAGTTCCTGGACATCGGCACCGGCATCCCGACCGAGCCGAACCTTCACCAGATCGTGCAACGGACTGTGCCCACCGCCCGGATCGTCTACGCGGACAACGACCCGATCGTGCTGCGGCACGCGGAGGCCCTGCTGGTCAGCTGCCCTGAGGGTGCCACGGACTACATCCAGGCCGATGTGCGCGAGCCGGACGAGATAGTCCGGCACGCCCGGCAAGTGCTGGACTTCGACCGGCCTGTCGCCCTGTCGCTGATCGCCCTGATGCACTTCATCCGCGACGACCAGAATGCCCACGGCATCGTCAAGGGCCTGGTCGACACACTCCCGTCCGGCAGCCACCTGGTCCTCTCGCACGCCGCGATCGACCTCTTCCCCGAACTGGCGGAGCAGGTGATCGCCCAGTACGCCAAGGGCGGCATCCGCCTCAGCTTCCGCACCCGGGAGGAGGTGGCCCGCTTCTTCGACGGACTGGAGCTGGTGCCGCCGGGCCTGGTCACCGCCACCGAGTGGTACGGCGCGGACCAGGACCTGCCCTCACCGGAGGAGAGCGGCATCTACGCGGGCGTGGCCCGCATTCCCTGA
- a CDS encoding SMI1/KNR4 family protein, with protein sequence MNIDQADPAELAALRAAFDGDDGGEPALGWEAVHAFEAEHGIVLPEPYRTFVAEITDGSHSGPPEYGLLSVAELPDDWGDDEQERELGKPFPLAEAWMWEEDSDPSEDVDELLEQVYNHGSIVLGTDGCAMNWHLIVTGPHRGHVWLISDVGAVPFGAQFGFTTGEPGFAGWVRHWAADKPWHDAA encoded by the coding sequence ATGAATATTGATCAAGCTGACCCTGCTGAGCTGGCGGCGCTTCGTGCGGCGTTCGACGGCGACGACGGAGGCGAGCCGGCTCTTGGCTGGGAGGCAGTTCATGCCTTCGAGGCAGAACACGGGATCGTGCTGCCCGAGCCGTATCGGACCTTCGTCGCTGAGATAACGGACGGTTCGCACTCCGGGCCGCCCGAGTACGGACTGCTGTCGGTGGCGGAACTGCCCGACGACTGGGGCGATGACGAACAGGAACGCGAGCTGGGCAAGCCGTTCCCGCTGGCGGAGGCATGGATGTGGGAGGAGGACTCGGACCCGTCCGAGGATGTCGACGAACTCCTGGAGCAGGTCTACAACCACGGCTCGATCGTGCTCGGCACCGACGGGTGCGCGATGAACTGGCATCTCATCGTCACCGGACCTCACCGAGGACACGTCTGGCTGATCAGTGACGTCGGTGCTGTCCCCTTCGGCGCGCAGTTCGGGTTCACCACGGGTGAGCCCGGCTTTGCGGGCTGGGTCCGGCATTGGGCAGCGGACAAGCCCTGGCACGACGCTGCGTGA
- a CDS encoding ABC transporter permease codes for MSLRESATRLSVLMRHNALLMLREPGPILSRMILPLVFITLLRPLYLAAQGRTAGTEQAVVGTLVTFSLLALSISGNAILTERLGRTWDRLRGTPLHPAEMLVGKAIPVFAALLAQQLLIVGFSTCVFGLSVPHPFLLVGVLLSWSCTLLGLGTLLGVLARSMGELSAAFDIGGMLLSSVGGALVPLSVLPAWVADVAPASPGYWAARGLHAALDGDARTAAAACGTLLGVALMCGTLASVRLQGRGGRLVAL; via the coding sequence ATGTCGCTGCGTGAATCCGCCACCCGCCTGAGCGTCCTGATGCGCCACAACGCGCTGCTGATGCTGCGCGAACCCGGCCCAATCCTGAGCCGGATGATCCTTCCGCTCGTCTTCATCACCCTGCTGCGCCCGCTCTACCTGGCCGCACAAGGCCGCACGGCCGGCACCGAACAGGCGGTCGTCGGCACGCTGGTCACCTTCTCGCTCCTCGCACTCAGCATCTCCGGCAACGCGATCCTCACCGAACGACTCGGCCGTACGTGGGATCGCCTGCGGGGCACACCGCTGCATCCCGCGGAGATGCTCGTCGGCAAGGCGATCCCCGTCTTCGCGGCCCTGCTCGCTCAGCAACTCCTGATCGTCGGCTTCAGCACGTGTGTCTTCGGGCTGAGCGTTCCGCATCCGTTTCTGCTGGTGGGCGTCCTGCTGAGTTGGAGTTGCACCTTGCTCGGCCTCGGTACGCTGCTCGGTGTGCTGGCCCGCAGCATGGGCGAGCTCTCGGCCGCCTTCGACATAGGTGGCATGCTGCTCAGCAGCGTCGGCGGCGCGCTCGTCCCGCTCAGCGTCCTGCCGGCCTGGGTCGCGGACGTGGCCCCGGCCTCCCCCGGCTACTGGGCTGCCCGGGGCCTGCACGCCGCCCTCGACGGCGACGCGCGCACCGCGGCGGCGGCCTGCGGCACGCTCCTCGGCGTGGCACTGATGTGCGGCACCCTCGCCTCGGTCCGGCTACAAGGGCGCGGCGGGCGGCTGGTGGCTCTCTAG
- a CDS encoding ABC transporter ATP-binding protein yields the protein MLTAEGLVKSYGRRRALDGFDLTVAPGEIVGLIGHNGAGKTTFVEIVTGLVPPDAGRMRIGPHDALRAGRAARRLLGVAPQELALYGSVTVRENLRLLAGLAGLRGRRRDTEIARVLDELHLAAVADRPVGILSGGQRRRVQAATAMVGSPPLLLLDEPTAGADPETRSALLAAVKARAEAGAAVVYTTHYLPELVDLDATLALARDGRVIARGTQEELTRHLPGELRVTFADSTEPELRLPTTDPGADLAALLAAGRTPVSVDIRRPSLDDLYHSLEAAAIEKKKTEPRDVAA from the coding sequence ATGCTCACCGCGGAGGGATTGGTGAAGAGCTACGGCCGGCGTCGCGCGCTCGACGGCTTCGACCTGACGGTCGCGCCCGGCGAGATCGTTGGCCTGATCGGGCACAACGGTGCGGGCAAGACCACCTTCGTCGAGATCGTCACTGGTCTCGTGCCTCCCGACGCGGGCCGGATGCGCATCGGCCCGCATGACGCGCTGCGTGCCGGTCGGGCCGCCCGCCGGCTCCTCGGCGTGGCCCCGCAGGAGTTGGCCTTGTACGGCAGCGTCACCGTGCGGGAGAACCTGCGGCTGCTCGCCGGACTTGCCGGGCTGCGTGGGCGGCGACGAGACACGGAGATCGCCCGGGTCCTGGACGAGCTCCACCTGGCAGCCGTCGCGGACCGGCCCGTAGGGATCCTGTCCGGTGGTCAGCGCCGCCGCGTCCAGGCGGCGACCGCCATGGTCGGCTCTCCACCGTTACTGCTGCTGGACGAGCCGACCGCCGGGGCCGACCCGGAAACCCGCTCGGCCCTGCTGGCCGCCGTCAAGGCCCGCGCCGAAGCCGGCGCCGCCGTCGTCTACACGACTCATTACCTGCCGGAACTCGTTGATCTCGACGCCACGTTGGCGCTCGCCCGGGACGGGCGCGTCATCGCGCGAGGGACCCAGGAAGAGCTCACCCGCCACCTGCCGGGCGAACTCCGGGTCACCTTCGCCGACTCGACCGAACCCGAACTGCGTCTGCCCACCACGGATCCCGGTGCCGACCTGGCAGCCCTGCTTGCCGCCGGCCGCACGCCCGTCTCCGTCGACATACGTCGCCCCAGCCTGGACGACCTCTACCACTCCCTGGAAGCCGCAGCGATCGAGAAGAAGAAGACGGAGCCCCGAGATGTCGCTGCGTGA
- a CDS encoding TetR/AcrR family transcriptional regulator, with amino-acid sequence MSGRREEILDAALAIADEHGLEAVSMRTLADRVGVTPMALYRHVKDKAALLDGMVGRLLAALLPSDTATDQSWDERLGDLAHACRKVTQRHPWAAHLLFSRPAVTPDAVRAVDIIYTALIEAGVPEPEVPRLERLISTFVIGFAASEASGRFAPGALDPRSRRGRLPESELPGHSRLGPWLDLPVDLTAEFEADLDDIRRLVEAAARQQE; translated from the coding sequence ATGAGTGGCAGGCGGGAAGAGATACTGGACGCGGCACTGGCCATTGCCGACGAGCACGGCCTGGAAGCGGTCTCGATGCGCACGCTGGCCGACCGCGTCGGCGTCACACCGATGGCGTTGTACCGGCATGTCAAAGACAAGGCCGCGCTCCTGGATGGCATGGTCGGACGCCTGCTCGCCGCGCTCCTGCCATCGGACACCGCCACGGATCAATCCTGGGACGAACGGCTGGGCGACCTCGCGCACGCTTGCCGCAAGGTGACCCAGCGTCACCCCTGGGCCGCACACCTGCTCTTTTCGCGGCCTGCTGTCACACCGGACGCCGTGCGCGCGGTGGACATCATCTACACCGCCCTCATCGAAGCCGGAGTTCCCGAGCCCGAAGTGCCCAGGCTGGAGCGCCTGATCAGCACCTTCGTGATCGGGTTCGCCGCCTCCGAAGCCTCGGGCCGCTTCGCTCCCGGCGCCCTCGACCCGCGCAGCCGCCGCGGTCGACTCCCGGAAAGTGAACTCCCCGGCCACAGCAGACTCGGGCCCTGGCTGGACCTGCCCGTCGACCTCACCGCCGAGTTCGAGGCCGACCTGGACGACATCCGGCGACTGGTCGAGGCGGCCGCACGGCAACAGGAGTGA
- a CDS encoding aminoglycoside phosphotransferase family protein, translating to MTNSEIEITADLIHDLLQEQHPDLAGLAIREVAGGWDNRQWRLGDELAVRMPRTERAPDLQRKECRWLPVLAPRLPLPVPNPVRIGEPSARFPKPWTIMTWVPGEPLDHASISRGDHAADTLAGFLRALHVEAPAEAPTSSDRGAHPKKCTDGFDYFMQAVAPGGVADVVRAVWDDAVAAPEWEGPPVWVHGDLHPANVVVADGTLSGVIDFGDMFAGDPAWDLAAAWVILPAGAASRFFDVYAHADEATVRRARGLAALKSLFLMLMGQNGDQGLPGGKPTWGPAGRAALDRVLRERLDLAPPFHLG from the coding sequence ATGACCAACTCCGAGATCGAGATCACCGCGGACCTGATCCACGACCTGCTGCAGGAGCAGCATCCGGACCTGGCGGGGCTGGCCATCCGCGAGGTAGCGGGCGGATGGGACAACCGGCAGTGGCGCCTCGGGGACGAGTTGGCGGTGCGTATGCCGCGTACGGAACGTGCCCCGGATCTCCAGCGCAAGGAGTGCCGATGGCTGCCCGTCCTGGCCCCGCGCCTGCCACTCCCGGTCCCGAACCCGGTGAGGATCGGTGAACCGTCCGCACGTTTCCCGAAGCCCTGGACCATCATGACGTGGGTTCCCGGCGAGCCACTGGACCACGCCTCGATCAGCCGCGGCGACCACGCGGCCGACACCCTGGCGGGCTTCCTCAGGGCGCTCCATGTGGAGGCTCCCGCCGAGGCGCCGACCAGTTCGGACCGCGGCGCTCACCCCAAGAAGTGCACGGACGGCTTCGACTACTTCATGCAAGCCGTCGCACCCGGCGGCGTTGCCGACGTCGTCCGGGCCGTCTGGGATGATGCCGTCGCGGCCCCCGAGTGGGAGGGCCCGCCGGTATGGGTGCACGGTGACCTTCATCCCGCAAACGTCGTCGTCGCGGATGGGACGCTCTCGGGTGTGATCGACTTCGGTGACATGTTCGCCGGCGATCCGGCCTGGGACCTCGCGGCCGCATGGGTGATCCTTCCAGCGGGTGCCGCCTCACGGTTCTTCGACGTGTACGCGCATGCGGACGAGGCGACGGTCCGGCGCGCCCGCGGGCTGGCTGCTCTGAAAAGCCTGTTCCTCATGCTTATGGGCCAGAACGGAGATCAGGGCCTTCCTGGCGGCAAGCCGACATGGGGACCCGCAGGCCGGGCAGCGCTCGACCGTGTTCTGAGGGAGCGTTTGGATCTTGCTCCTCCGTTTCATTTGGGCTAG
- a CDS encoding ABC transporter substrate-binding protein, with protein MKSRQRAFAATATVLAMAGLAACGSGGAADAGAQNTKTLTVGTIPIGPQVPLLIAEKHGFFKEQGLTVKPQTSTAFDATLAGVLNGQYDIGFGAAPPLLSALSKAAPVKVVAQTASIETPQGPGKSGADVDVIDPSIKRPRDLEGKTLAVTSLNDLGAVGLRAAVMKDGGDPKSLKLVEMPGAQQLGALLSGRVASANFNEPNAAVARANPKVRVLFGYTDYLPQGAPLDVYFAKNDFIRKNPATLEKFRAALARAVAYANEHPDEVRAITQKLWENVSEQIAAKTVMQRYSTDVDKKALDSLQDVLTRYAGLEKRTSPNDFYSYTPGS; from the coding sequence ATGAAGAGCCGTCAACGAGCATTCGCGGCGACAGCCACGGTCCTGGCCATGGCCGGACTCGCCGCCTGCGGTTCGGGCGGCGCCGCCGACGCGGGCGCCCAGAACACCAAGACCCTCACGGTGGGAACCATCCCGATCGGACCCCAGGTGCCGCTTCTGATCGCGGAGAAGCACGGCTTCTTCAAGGAGCAGGGGCTCACCGTGAAGCCGCAGACCTCCACCGCTTTCGACGCCACCCTGGCCGGCGTCCTCAACGGCCAGTACGACATCGGCTTCGGCGCCGCTCCGCCGCTGCTCAGCGCCCTCTCCAAGGCGGCACCGGTGAAGGTCGTGGCCCAGACCGCCTCGATCGAAACGCCTCAGGGGCCGGGCAAGAGCGGCGCGGACGTGGACGTCATCGACCCGTCCATCAAACGGCCCCGAGACCTTGAGGGCAAGACGCTGGCCGTGACCTCGCTCAACGACCTCGGCGCCGTCGGACTGCGCGCCGCGGTCATGAAGGACGGCGGGGACCCGAAGTCCCTCAAGCTCGTGGAGATGCCCGGGGCCCAGCAGTTGGGCGCCCTGCTGTCGGGACGCGTGGCGTCGGCCAACTTCAACGAGCCGAACGCCGCGGTCGCCCGCGCGAACCCCAAGGTCAGGGTCCTCTTCGGCTACACCGACTACCTGCCCCAGGGCGCACCGCTCGACGTCTATTTCGCCAAGAACGACTTCATCCGCAAGAACCCCGCGACGCTCGAGAAGTTCAGGGCCGCACTCGCCAGGGCCGTCGCCTACGCCAACGAGCACCCCGACGAGGTGCGGGCGATCACCCAGAAGCTGTGGGAGAACGTCAGTGAGCAGATCGCGGCCAAGACGGTCATGCAGCGCTACAGCACCGACGTCGACAAGAAGGCACTCGACTCCCTGCAGGACGTGCTGACCCGCTATGCGGGTCTGGAGAAGCGGACCAGCCCCAACGACTTCTACTCCTACACCCCCGGGTCCTGA
- a CDS encoding ABC transporter permease, with product MPSIRRTALGALGAAGTLAAWELTSRTGLVPETSLPSASAALGHLATELVQARTWAQTGRTLAQAALALLLCVAINIPLGMLIGRIPALEAYTRSTINFLRSIPGLALIPLFVLFLGAQPSMVVLLTVFVAGWPLLISTIEGARSVEPVSLDMARSFRLSRTRTLLQVVVPAAGPFIVTGLQITTVVTLLVVVGSELIVSAPGLGQQMAVANAAGDGLSLFALSVWTGVLGVAVNIAFRSAENKVMAWHHAATGNGRKA from the coding sequence ATGCCGTCGATACGCCGTACCGCGCTCGGCGCGCTCGGGGCCGCCGGCACACTGGCGGCCTGGGAACTGACCTCGCGTACCGGCCTGGTGCCCGAGACATCGCTCCCCTCCGCGTCGGCGGCCCTCGGCCACCTCGCCACCGAACTCGTCCAGGCCCGGACCTGGGCACAGACCGGCAGAACGCTCGCCCAGGCCGCCCTCGCCCTCCTGTTGTGCGTGGCCATCAACATCCCGCTGGGCATGCTGATCGGACGCATACCGGCCCTCGAGGCCTACACCCGGTCGACGATCAACTTCCTGCGCTCGATTCCCGGACTGGCCCTGATCCCCCTGTTCGTCCTCTTCCTCGGCGCCCAGCCGTCGATGGTCGTCCTCCTCACCGTCTTCGTCGCCGGATGGCCGCTGCTGATCTCCACGATCGAGGGAGCGAGGTCGGTCGAGCCGGTCTCACTCGACATGGCGCGCAGCTTCCGGCTCAGCCGTACCCGCACCCTGCTCCAGGTCGTCGTCCCAGCCGCCGGACCGTTCATCGTCACCGGGCTGCAGATCACCACGGTGGTCACCTTGCTGGTGGTGGTCGGCAGCGAGCTGATCGTCAGCGCTCCCGGCCTGGGACAGCAGATGGCGGTGGCCAACGCGGCAGGCGACGGACTGTCGCTCTTCGCCCTCAGCGTCTGGACCGGCGTCCTCGGCGTCGCCGTCAACATCGCCTTCCGCAGCGCCGAGAACAAGGTGATGGCCTGGCACCACGCGGCCACCGGCAACGGGAGGAAGGCATGA
- a CDS encoding ABC transporter permease: protein MPRRLLRALALPTLLVIAWVLVTNAADNLYVSTPQEIWARAVTWWPDGWQQDLLPSVRNILLGFTLSAVGGVVIGMAMGASRTLRDLVTPTLDFLRAVPNAALVPCLLLIIGFSASTRVLVVFLSAVWPILLGAMDGVLSTDARLRDVADAYRVPPLTRFAKVTLPAAAPHILAGMKTALSVSIVVVVISEMFGATEGVGHFIIDSQRHFDIAGVWLGTIVFGILGYTLNSLYTVVQRRLLRWHPSTWIST from the coding sequence ATGCCTCGGCGTCTCCTCCGGGCCCTGGCACTGCCCACGCTGCTGGTCATCGCCTGGGTCCTGGTCACCAACGCCGCCGACAACCTCTACGTCTCCACGCCGCAGGAGATCTGGGCCCGCGCCGTGACCTGGTGGCCCGACGGATGGCAGCAGGACCTGCTTCCGAGCGTCCGCAACATCCTGCTCGGCTTCACCCTGTCCGCCGTGGGCGGCGTGGTCATCGGCATGGCGATGGGGGCGTCCCGGACCTTGCGCGACCTGGTCACCCCGACGCTGGACTTCCTCCGGGCCGTGCCGAACGCCGCTCTGGTGCCATGTCTGCTGCTGATCATCGGCTTCTCGGCGAGCACCCGGGTGCTCGTGGTCTTCCTCAGCGCCGTCTGGCCCATTCTGCTGGGTGCCATGGACGGTGTGCTGTCCACGGACGCCCGGCTGCGCGATGTGGCGGACGCCTACCGTGTCCCACCCCTCACCCGGTTTGCGAAGGTGACGCTGCCCGCGGCGGCCCCGCACATCCTGGCCGGCATGAAGACCGCGCTCTCGGTGTCGATCGTCGTGGTCGTGATCAGCGAGATGTTCGGCGCCACCGAAGGCGTGGGGCACTTCATCATCGACTCGCAGCGCCATTTCGACATTGCCGGTGTGTGGCTGGGGACCATCGTCTTCGGAATCCTCGGATACACGCTCAACTCGCTCTACACCGTGGTGCAGCGACGCCTTCTGCGGTGGCACCCCTCCACGTGGATCTCCACATGA
- a CDS encoding ABC transporter ATP-binding protein: protein MPVSTTTRTAPGARSRDDRTPVLEAIGLGKSYGRGETAKTVLDGVDFTVAAREFVCIVGHSGTGKTTLLRCLSGLMRPTTGEVRFEGTPVTEPPPGMAVVFQDYSRSLLPWMSVRSNIVLPLKGKGVPASEQQAIAEEVLDAVGLSAHAGKLPHELSGGMQQRVAIARALAYRPDVMIMDEPFASVDAQTRAELEDLTLGLRQKYSSSVVLVTHDVDEAVYLGDRVVVLGGSPASVRRVEVTGLGESRDQIETKALPRFAEVRGNVLSEIRNQSSARAAKSREEKMA from the coding sequence ATGCCTGTATCGACGACCACGCGCACCGCGCCGGGCGCCCGCTCGCGCGACGACCGGACGCCCGTACTCGAGGCCATCGGCCTGGGGAAGTCCTACGGCCGCGGTGAGACGGCCAAGACGGTCCTGGACGGGGTGGACTTCACCGTCGCCGCACGGGAGTTCGTCTGCATCGTGGGGCACTCGGGCACGGGTAAGACCACCCTCCTGCGATGCCTGTCGGGCCTGATGCGGCCCACGACCGGTGAGGTCCGCTTCGAGGGCACACCCGTCACCGAGCCGCCCCCGGGAATGGCGGTGGTCTTCCAGGACTACAGCCGTTCCCTGCTGCCCTGGATGTCCGTGCGCTCCAACATCGTCCTGCCGCTGAAGGGCAAGGGCGTCCCGGCGAGCGAGCAGCAGGCCATCGCCGAGGAAGTACTCGACGCCGTGGGCCTGAGCGCCCATGCCGGCAAACTGCCTCACGAACTGTCCGGCGGCATGCAGCAACGTGTGGCCATCGCGCGCGCCCTCGCCTACCGCCCCGACGTGATGATCATGGACGAGCCCTTCGCGAGTGTGGACGCCCAGACGCGCGCCGAACTCGAGGACCTCACGCTCGGACTGCGGCAGAAGTACTCCTCCAGCGTCGTCCTGGTCACCCACGACGTCGACGAGGCCGTCTATCTGGGAGATCGTGTCGTGGTACTGGGCGGCAGCCCCGCTTCCGTCCGGCGCGTCGAGGTCACCGGTCTCGGCGAATCCCGCGACCAGATCGAGACCAAGGCGCTGCCGAGGTTCGCCGAGGTACGGGGGAACGTGCTGAGCGAGATCCGGAACCAGTCCTCTGCGAGGGCCGCGAAAAGCCGAGAGGAAAAGATGGCATGA
- a CDS encoding MarR family winged helix-turn-helix transcriptional regulator has translation MTAPELKGSPVPSADAADPTWGFLAKIRRLVQVYGAAWSAEVSSEVTAVQFGALAGLHRDPGQDQKTLAARLSMDKATAADVVKRMTQRGLIQVLRDPHDSRRKVLILTEAGRETVQRIAPRVDRLRREVFASLAPTEQEAFIGVIDRLVIELETRLEDTP, from the coding sequence ATGACGGCACCAGAACTCAAGGGAAGCCCGGTGCCTTCGGCGGACGCCGCCGATCCCACCTGGGGCTTCCTCGCGAAGATCCGCCGACTCGTCCAGGTGTACGGCGCCGCGTGGTCCGCCGAGGTGTCCAGCGAGGTCACAGCCGTCCAGTTCGGGGCCCTTGCCGGACTGCACCGCGACCCCGGCCAGGATCAGAAGACCCTGGCCGCACGCCTGTCCATGGACAAGGCCACCGCCGCCGACGTCGTCAAGCGGATGACACAGCGCGGTCTGATCCAGGTCCTGCGCGACCCCCACGACTCGCGGCGCAAGGTGCTCATTCTGACCGAAGCCGGCCGTGAGACCGTGCAGCGGATCGCCCCTCGAGTGGACCGGCTGCGCCGTGAGGTGTTCGCCTCCCTGGCTCCCACCGAACAGGAAGCGTTCATCGGCGTGATCGACCGCCTCGTCATCGAACTCGAAACCCGGTTGGAGGACACTCCGTGA